One part of the Haliotis asinina isolate JCU_RB_2024 chromosome 2, JCU_Hal_asi_v2, whole genome shotgun sequence genome encodes these proteins:
- the LOC137273499 gene encoding uncharacterized protein, translated as MTYRGLNLMVLFTVLQGGKSEDYLVAVTYQGRESYIRSLAGETGGLVEIRHPHSTYRRTRVLGPFDDSSSSVFMQSTEGVKNASIIVSGSDKNINIQVDSDSVFSPLPVSALGTKYILPSSLSPDSSYLSLLIIATHNMSTTVDIFFRMEDGSVHFLNNEYNNGDTLSYKLNPYQTLMIYSQYDLNGTVITSEHSVAVYSGVESASECTVYDQLLPVKHYGREYVVAVDDTKLELQIISEHSHVQITFSSGVTVSTGERRLYNRTLERGDSLHFYTTSPVLVTLSRADGYNSSFTTVPPVHSYFIQRSVWLTRDMYRFLDNDNLNRTLKVLVDRRATVLFKDMYYRYSLTWMHVAGSSYKVGTLIQSQHYPFSTYISSNFPFTVLSFYNGSVHNVGYNLSVEEEVHYSGQTYLMPLAGYNRHYHHIPRILASAGETGGQWQVLDPNSGRVWSRRFNPYNTDYFYPKLHESYSVIPVVVLVRDDDIQIKGGMDFYTSFSPLPVSELGTKYIMSSCLPPTDSTYISVLVIATHSRTADVDIVFRLEDHVTYAGRTYRNEDTLSVRLDRYQTLSLNSSSDMTRTIIFATESIAVFSGTYHTGIRSFATFEQLLPVKHYGSEYVIAINDSSTIRLKSNRTLRYQLQVVTDHSDSSIMFNDGSSVSMGNDGLYHKQLGNVDTFFFNSTRPVMVTLCTAGTFVYNEGFTVVPPVSLFPKQTTQQTPGNMQIVTDQENTYVDVLETDILPAVVKTIKWENVTGTRFKVGTLKGGRYTTFICSSSPFSVLGYDHNFIYNGGYNFRTYLATGTSTPDGSGIKLNTGISTPEGNGIKSNTEKPTPNGSLTNLNTADNPNNATLIVGVVCGIVIAALLVSFIAYVFYIRRTTIPLKKVVQQSGEAPSTPMNIYAVPDTGVVGEGAGDTYMELRLNSTPGDTNIGDSTATYVNVANAISSMNQQY; from the exons ATGACATACAGGGGCCTCAATTTGATGGTTCTTTTTACAGTGTTACAGGGCGGCAAAT CTGAAGACTACTTAGTGGCCGTGACATATCAAGGCAGAGAATCGTACATCCGATCCTTAGCTGGGGAAACTGGGGGCCTGGTAGAGATACGGCATCCACACAGCACATACAGAAGAACCCGTGTATTGGGTCCATTCGATGATAGTTCATCTAGTGTATTTATGCAAAGCACTGAAGGTGTAAAAAATGCTTCTATCATAGTAAGCGGAAgtgacaaaaatataaacattcagGTAGATTCTGACAGTGTTTTCTCACCGCTTCCAGTATCTGCCCTAGGAACTAAGTACATCTTACCTTCAAGTCTCTCCCCTGACAGTAGTTATCTATCTTTGCTGATAATAGCGACACACAATATGAGCACTactgttgatatattttttcGAATGGAAGACGGGAGTGTCCATTTTCTCAATAACGAATACAACAACGGCGATACTCTATCCTATAAACTTAATCCGTACCAAACATTAATGATCTACTCCCAGTATGATCTAAATGGAACGGTCATTACCAGTGAACACAGCGTAGCCGTCTATAGTGGTGTGGAATCTGCATCTGAGTGCACAGTGTATGACCAGCTACTGCCGGTCAAGCATTACGGACGGGAGTATGTTGTTGCTGTAGATGACACTAAACTGGAGTTGCAGATCATAAGTGAACACAGCCACGTGCAGATAACCTTCAGTTCTGGGGTCACAGTCTCAACTGGGGAGCGTCGTCTCTACAATCGCACACTTGAACGAGGAGACAGTCTTCACTTCTATACCACGAGTCCGGTACTGGTGACACTCAGTCGAGCAGATGGTTACAACAGTTCCTTCACAACCGTACCACCTGTACACTCTTACTTCATACAGAGGAGTGTCTGGCTAACTCGTGACATGTACAGATTTCTGGATAATGACAATTTAAATAGAACACTAAAGGTACTGGTTGACAGGAGAGCGACTGTCTTGTTTAAGGATATGTACTATCGCTATTCTCTAACATGGATGCATGTTGCTGGTAGTAGTTACAAAGTCGGCACACTGATACAGTCACAACATTATCCATTTTCTACATACATATCCAGCAACTTCCCCTTCACGGTACTGTCCTTCTACAACGGTTCGGTCCATAACGTTGGCTACAATCTGTCCGTAGAGGAGGAGGTACATTATTCAG GTCAAACGTACTTGATGCCACTGGCTGGGTACAATCGCCACTACCATCATATTCCTCGGATACTGGCCAGTGCTGGAGAGACAGGAGGCCAGTGGCAGGTACTGGATCCAAACTCTGGGCGGGTCTGGTCTCGGCGCTTCAATCCATATAACACAGACTACTTTTACCCCAAACTCCATGAATCTTACAGCGTAATTCCTGTTGTTGTTCTTGTCAGAGATGATGATATTCAGATTAAAGGAGGAATGGACTTTTACACGTCATTCTCTCCCCTTCCTGTGTCCGAACTTGGCACAAAGTACATCATGTCTTCATGTCTCCCTCCAACTGACAGCACCTACATATCTGTTTTGGTCATAGCTACACATAGCAGAACGGCGGATGTTGACATCGTCTTCAGACTTGAGGACCATGTGACCTACGCAGGTAGGACGTACAGGAACGAGGACACCCTCAGTGTCAGATTAGATAGGTATCAGACATTGTCCTTAAACAGTTCTTCTGATATGACCAGAACCATTATATTTGCTACAGAATCAATAGCTGTCTTTAGTGGAACATACCATACGGGCATAAGAAGCTTTGCTACCTTCGAGCAGTTGTTGCCTGTGAAACATTATGGAAGTGAATATGTCATTGCTATCAATGACTCTTCTACCATTCGACTAAAGTCCAATAGAACCCTACGATATCAACTCCAAGTTGTTACCGATCACAGTGACTCGAGCATCATGTTTAATGATGGTTCTTCTGTATCTATGGGTAACGATGGGCTGTACCATAAACAACTTGGAAATGTGGACACATTCTTCTTCAACAGCACAAGGCCAGTCATGGTCACGTTGTGCACGGCAGGGACGTTTGTCTACAATGAAGGGTTTACTGTAGTACCACCAGTTAGCCTTTTCCCTaagcaaacaacacaacaaacaccagGTAACATGCAGATAGTGACAGATCAAGAAAATACGTACGTCGACGTTCTAGAAACCGACATACTCCCTGCAGTTGTCAAGACAATAAAGTGGGAGAATGTGACAGGTACAAGATTCAAAGTGGGAACACTGAAAGGTGGTCGATACACAACATTCATTTGCTCCAGTTCGCCCTTTAGTGTCCTTGGCTACGATCATAACTTCATATACAAtggaggatacaactttaggaCATACCTTGCAACAG GGACCTCTACACCTGATGGAAGCGGAATAAAGTTAAATACAG GGATCTCCACACCTGAAGGAAATGGAATAAAGTCAAATACAG AGAAACCTACACCAAATGGAAGCCTAACCAACTTAAATACAG CTGACAATCCGAACAACGCTACATTGATCGTTGGCGTAGTTTGTGGAATTGTTATTGCGGCTCTCCTGGTCTCCTTTATAGCATATGTATTTTACAT CCGCAGGACGACCATACCTTTGAAGAAGGTTGTACAGCAATCTGGCGAAGCTCCCTCAACCCCAATGAACATCTATGCGGTGCCTGACACCGGAGTCGTCGGAGAAGGAGCAGGTGACACGTACATGGAGCTGAGACTTAACTCTACACCTGGGGACACCAACATCGGCGACAGTACAGCTACCTATGTCAATGTAGCAAACGCAATTTCAAGCATGAACCAGCAGtattga